The following coding sequences are from one Clarias gariepinus isolate MV-2021 ecotype Netherlands chromosome 19, CGAR_prim_01v2, whole genome shotgun sequence window:
- the slc7a3a gene encoding cationic amino acid transporter 3a, whose product MVNKLASFGRSLLRRRVVDFSSEETRFARCLSTLDLVALGVGSTLGAGVYVLAGEVAREKAGPAIVLCFLVAALSSMLAGLCYAEFGARVPKTGSAYLYSYVTVGEIWAFITGWNLILSYVIGTASVARAWSSTFDNLIEQRISSFFRSVMAMKVPGNVLAEYPDLFALVLILLLTGLLAFGVSESALVNKIFTGINLVVLGFVMISGFVKGNTANWNLTTDDFVNDTNITAVEEVERSFGTGGFSPFGFRGILAGAATCFYAFVGFDCIATTSEEAKNPMRSIPVGIVVSLLICFFAYFGVSAALTLMMPYYKLNTQSPLPEAFSYVGWGPARYIVAVGSLCALSTSLLGSMFPMPRIIYAMAEDGLLFRFLSRMNKRTKTPLLATVVSGIVAALMAFLFDLAALVDLMSIGTLLAYSLVAVCVLILRYQPGTLNSSSQTEKLVELVGDEKVAVSGDSGDEYGPDSDHLSREKFSFKLLLFPTWDYPTKMSGTIVYAVTAIISVLITVLCGILAVCLDKLMEGHLVWVAVCVVLTALCFFCVIVIWRQPESKEALTFKVPFLPWLPLFSVFVNIYLMMQLDLATWCRFAVWMAIGFIIYFFYGIWNSSEALNSSQRKKNNKSLSYVRADESDVEGVTP is encoded by the exons ATGGTGAATAAACTGGCCTCTTTTGGACGCTCGCTGCTGCGTCGCAGAGTTGTGGACTTTTCCAGCGAGGAGACTCGCTTCGCTCGATGCCTCTCCACTCTGGATCTGGTGGCTCTGGGCGTGGGCTCTACACTCGGTGCAGGGGTCTACGTGTTGGCTGGAGAGGTAGCAAGAGAGAAGGCTGGTCCCGCGATCGTCCTTTGTTTCCTGGTGGCGGCCCTGTCGTCCATGTTGGCAGGACTTTGCTATGCAGAGTTCGGTGCTCGGGTGCCGAAGACGGGCTCGGCTTACCTGTACAGCTACGTGACCGTCGGAGAAATCTGGGCCTTCATTACTGGCTGGAACCTCATCCTTTCTTATGTCATTG GTACAGCCAGTGTTGCCCGAGCCTGGAGTTCTACCTTTGATAACCTGATAGAGCAGCGCATCTCGAGCTTCTTCAGGTCGGTCATGGCTATGAAGGTTCCAGGCAACGTGCTTGCTGAATACCCGGACCTGTTCGCCCTGGTTCTCATTCTCCTATTGACTG gtcTGCTTGCTTTTGGTGTGAGTGAGTCCGCTCTCGTCAACAAAATCTTCACCGGGATCAACCTGGTGGTGCTGGGCTTTGTCATGATCTCAGGCTTTGTGAAAGGCAATACAGCAAACTGGAATCTCACAACGGACGACTTTGTCAATGATACCAACATCACAGCAGTGGA AGAGGTGGAGAGATCTTTTGGAACTGGTGGTTTTTCACCATTTGGCTTCAGAGGCATCTTGGCTGGCGCGGCCACCTGTTTCTACGCCTTCGTCGGATTCGACTGCATCGCAACGACAA GTGAGGAAGCCAAGAACCCCATGCGCTCCATCCCTGTGGGGATAGTCGTATCCCTGCTCATCTGCTTCTTCGCTTATTTCGGCGTGTCGGCCGCGCTCACCTTAATGATGCCCTATTACAAGCTCAATACCCAGAGTCCTTTGCCTGAGGCGTTCAGCTATGTGGGCTGGGGTCCAGCACGTTACATAGTGGCTGTGGGTTCACTCTGCGCCCTTTCTActag TCTGCTGGGCTCCATGTTTCCCATGCCACGTATAATCTACGCCATGGCAGAGGACGGACTGCTATTCCGCTTTCTATCCAGAATGAACAAGCGCACCAAAACCCCGCTCCTGGCCACAGTGGTGTCTGGCATCGTAGCAG CCCTCATGGCCTTCCTGTTTGACCTGGCTGCACTGGTTGACCTGATGTCTATTGGGACATTGTTGGCCTACTCTCTGGTGGCTGTGTGTGTTCTCATTCTCAG atACCAGCCAGGAACGCTTAACTCATCCAGTCAGACTGAGAAACTGGTAGAGTTGGTGGGAGATGAAAAGGTGGCTGTGTCTGGAGATAGTGGAGATGAATATGGTCCTGACTCAGATCATCTTTCCAGGGAGAAGTTCTCCTTCAAGCTGCTCTTGTTTCCCACCTGGGACTACCCCACCAAAATGTCCGGAACAATTGTCTATGCTGTAACCGCCATTATCT CCGTGCTGATCACTGTGCTGTGTGGCATCCTGGCTGTGTGCCTGGACAAACTGATGGAAGGCCATCTTGTGTGGGTGGCCGTGTGTGTCGTTCTCACAGCTCTCTGTTTCTTCTGTGTCATCGTCATCTGGAGGCAGCCTGAGAGCAAGGAAGCGCTCACCTTCAAG GTGCCTTTCCTGCCCTGGCTCCCTCTGTTTAGTGTTTTTGTCAATATCTACCTCATGATGCAGCTGGATCTGGCCACCTGGTGCCGATTTGCGGTTTGGATGGCCATTG GCTTCATAATCTACTTCTTCTATGGGATCTGGAACAGCAGCGAGGCCCTGAACAGCAGCCAgcggaaaaagaataacaagaGCCTCAGCTACGTGAGAGCTGATGAGAGTGATGTGGAAGGCGTGACACCTTGA
- the rab39ba gene encoding RAB39B, member RAS oncogene family a: MEAIWLYQFRLIVIGDSTVGKSCLIRRFTEGRFAQVSDPTVGVDFFSRLVEIEPGKRIKLQIWDTAGQERFRSITRAYYRNSVGGLLLFDITNRRSFQNVHEWLEEARSHVQPHSIVFLLVGHKCDLEPQRQVSQQEAEKLAAAYGMRYVETSARDAINVERAFTELTRDIFELVKRGDITIQEGWEGVKSGFVPNVVHSSEEVTKSDRRCLC; encoded by the exons ATGGAAGCTATATGGCTATACCAGTTCCGACTGATCGTCATCGGCGACTCGACAGTGGGCAAATCTTGTCTGATCAGACGTTTCACAGAGGGGCGTTTTGCGCAGGTGTCTGACCCCACAGTCGGAGTGGATTTCTTTTCCCGTCTGGTGGAGATCGAGCCAGGCAAACGCATCAAACTGCAGATCTGGGACACAGCTGGACAAGAGAGGTTCAG gtctATTACCAGGGCATACTACCGTAATTCAGTGGGAGGCCTGCTGCTGTTTGACATCACTAACCGTCGCTCCTTCCAGAATGTCCACGAGTGGCTGGAGGAGGCGCGCAGCCACGTGCAGCCACACAGCATCGTCTTCCTGCTGGTGGGCCACAAGTGTGACCTGGAGCCGCAGCGGCAGGTGAGCCAGCAGGAAGCGGAGAAGCTGGCGGCCGCCTACGGCATGCGCTACGTGGAGACGTCGGCGCGCGACGCTATTAACGTTGAGCGCGCTTTCACGGAGCTGACACGTGACATCTTTGAGCTTGTCAAACGCGGTGACATCACCATCCAAGAAGGCTGGGAAGGGGTGAAGAGTGGCTTCGTGCCCAACGTGGTGCACTCGTCTGAGGAAGTGACCAAGAGCGATCGCCGCTGCCTCTGCTGA